In a genomic window of Tissierella sp. Yu-01:
- the pyrE gene encoding orotate phosphoribosyltransferase, translated as MINRERVEEILKEIDVLQEGHFLLTSGRHSNEYMQCARILEYPEFTAELSSIIFEVFKDDKIDVVIGPAMGGVIFAYELARQLGVKNLFAEREDGKMILRRGFSMPKGARVLIAEDVITTGGSVREVMEIIEEQGAKLVGVAVLIDRSNGKIDFGCKLQAAYTTEVVSYEPEACPICKEAKIPLIKPGSRK; from the coding sequence GTGATTAACAGAGAACGGGTGGAAGAAATTTTAAAAGAAATTGATGTACTTCAGGAAGGTCACTTTTTATTGACTTCAGGTAGACATAGTAATGAATATATGCAATGTGCAAGGATATTAGAATATCCTGAATTTACAGCTGAGTTATCTAGTATTATATTTGAAGTATTTAAAGATGATAAGATTGATGTTGTTATTGGACCAGCCATGGGCGGAGTTATATTTGCTTATGAGTTAGCTAGACAGCTTGGAGTAAAAAATCTCTTTGCAGAAAGAGAAGATGGAAAAATGATACTTAGAAGAGGCTTCAGTATGCCAAAAGGAGCGAGAGTACTTATAGCAGAGGATGTAATCACAACTGGAGGCTCAGTTCGAGAAGTAATGGAGATAATAGAAGAACAAGGTGCAAAACTAGTAGGAGTAGCCGTCCTTATAGATAGAAGTAACGGAAAAATAGATTTTGGATGTAAATTACAGGCTGCTTATACAACAGAGGTAGTTTCATATGAACCAGAGGCTTGTCCTATTTGTAAGGAAGCAAAAATTCCACTAATAAAGCCAGGAAGTAGAAAGTAG
- a CDS encoding HlyD family efflux transporter periplasmic adaptor subunit gives MNFKKLSVKKIIILAIILIIGILVINGLRPKEQPYIEEVAKTHDISTYYSFDGNISAKDSQEVVSKTNLSVKKFHVKEGDIVNVGDLLFELDNSNISSSLDQAAASVELAKINYDVAVGTSKDQQTIQTTNALESAKSAYDSAKLNLERVKELYEIEAASLVELEQAQTSFENAEMQLNLAQNNYDNLETNLNNNIRTAQEQLNQAKAALSSIQKQAEDSRVLAEVSGEISDIHVVENESIVMGTPIMDIVNFDNLEVILKVDEYDLSSISLGEEAEVTISSLGENVKGTVTDISRQAMVANGVSYFEVTISLEKNENLRVGLTAEVKILKESAENATTISMKALQFDDENLPYIYYYDKEGNVSTKQVEVGINDGIIVEVLDGVVAEETILIPETIINHMAMGPAGGVGIE, from the coding sequence ATGAACTTTAAGAAGTTATCAGTAAAGAAAATCATAATCCTTGCAATTATCTTGATTATTGGGATATTAGTTATAAATGGATTGCGCCCTAAAGAGCAACCTTATATAGAGGAAGTAGCTAAGACTCATGATATAAGTACATATTATAGCTTTGATGGCAATATAAGTGCAAAGGACAGTCAAGAAGTTGTATCTAAAACAAATTTATCAGTTAAAAAGTTTCATGTTAAAGAAGGGGATATTGTAAATGTTGGAGACCTTTTATTCGAATTAGATAATAGTAATATTAGCTCCAGCTTAGATCAAGCAGCTGCAAGTGTTGAACTTGCAAAGATTAATTATGATGTTGCTGTTGGTACATCTAAAGATCAGCAAACAATTCAAACAACCAATGCTTTAGAATCAGCGAAATCTGCTTATGATAGTGCAAAGCTTAATCTTGAAAGAGTCAAAGAATTATATGAAATTGAAGCTGCTTCATTAGTTGAGTTAGAGCAAGCACAAACTTCATTTGAAAATGCAGAAATGCAACTTAATTTAGCTCAAAATAATTATGATAATTTAGAAACTAATTTAAATAACAATATACGTACTGCCCAAGAGCAACTTAATCAAGCAAAAGCAGCACTATCATCCATACAAAAACAAGCTGAAGACTCTAGGGTCTTGGCTGAAGTGAGCGGTGAGATATCTGATATTCATGTAGTTGAAAATGAATCTATCGTTATGGGAACGCCTATTATGGACATAGTGAATTTTGATAATCTAGAGGTAATTCTTAAAGTGGATGAATATGATTTATCCTCAATTTCCTTAGGAGAAGAGGCTGAAGTCACTATAAGTTCCTTAGGTGAAAATGTAAAGGGAACTGTGACAGACATTTCTAGACAAGCTATGGTAGCAAATGGAGTCTCGTATTTTGAAGTAACTATTAGTCTTGAAAAAAATGAAAATCTTAGAGTTGGATTGACCGCTGAAGTTAAGATTTTAAAAGAAAGTGCAGAAAATGCTACAACAATTTCTATGAAAGCATTGCAGTTTGACGATGAGAATCTACCATATATATATTATTATGATAAGGAAGGAAACGTGTCTACCAAACAGGTAGAAGTTGGAATTAATGATGGAATTATAGTGGAAGTCTTAGATGGAGTAGTAGCAGAAGAAACTATTCTAATTCCAGAAACAATTATTAATCACATGGCAATGGGACCAGCAGGTGGTGTTGGTATTGAATAA
- a CDS encoding PepSY domain-containing protein — translation MKPKNLTRILIIIVILLSLSLTITAAKLISIKKDINAAEDVKPPVEEELKDVINKKPSNEEDEIDNENTEDPVIEGPPVEPQEIDEEPTEIQEPLLEPPVVNEPVNEKPAIEQPAENENTDNHTNDDEKEQIAIVESKYISKDEAINIALKKIGKKSTLLEIEEEFDDNPPKYEIKIKKNKWEYEIEIHARTGAILDYEKEKVD, via the coding sequence ATGAAGCCAAAGAATCTAACTAGAATCTTAATAATAATTGTTATATTACTTAGCCTTAGTCTAACAATAACTGCTGCAAAACTTATTTCCATTAAGAAGGATATCAATGCAGCTGAAGATGTTAAGCCTCCTGTTGAAGAAGAATTAAAAGATGTAATTAACAAAAAACCTAGTAATGAAGAAGATGAGATAGATAATGAAAATACAGAGGATCCTGTAATAGAAGGACCCCCTGTAGAGCCTCAAGAAATAGATGAGGAACCAACAGAAATTCAAGAACCTCTTTTAGAGCCACCAGTTGTAAATGAACCTGTTAATGAAAAACCCGCTATTGAACAGCCAGCAGAAAATGAAAATACTGATAACCACACCAATGACGATGAGAAGGAACAAATAGCTATAGTTGAGTCCAAATATATATCCAAGGATGAGGCTATTAATATCGCTCTTAAAAAAATCGGGAAAAAATCAACTCTCCTAGAAATTGAAGAAGAGTTTGATGATAATCCACCAAAATATGAAATAAAAATAAAGAAGAATAAGTGGGAATACGAAATAGAAATTCATGCAAGGACTGGTGCTATATTGGATTATGAAAAGGAAAAGGTTGATTAG
- a CDS encoding PepSY domain-containing protein, which translates to MKNQNLKRVVSLVAGSLVVALVVSIMPGSYLVNAEEVSKREAKKIALTELGELKYIDDDTKVSVVIDESNLDKEEPYYILYIRTDEFEYKMKLDAKDLKGNVLEIIEKDLETDKEVIVKDEKEEDKDDKKDDTNTKDHAFYEFKDDIDYDHDDKDEFELDKDLYEGKKPTDEASLNQLIKEGKKAAIADFKETKDKEEFKEAKEILKEIKKAEKAKIKEDTNDDADDKEEDKDIVDKELKTEKQVLLIALNKIGVKVTSDQVKELNDLNREKEYEDLFKLDDLEIELDDDDNPSSYEIEFRYGNYEYEIKINAVTGAILDYERNRIDAEEDYDDDKDDKDVEYDEDNKNNGNNKRNNSKNKSKGNKKNNK; encoded by the coding sequence ATGAAGAATCAAAATTTAAAAAGAGTTGTATCATTAGTAGCTGGATCACTAGTAGTTGCATTAGTTGTTTCAATAATGCCAGGATCCTATCTAGTAAACGCAGAGGAAGTATCTAAAAGAGAAGCTAAAAAAATTGCCTTAACAGAACTAGGAGAACTTAAATATATAGATGATGATACTAAAGTTTCTGTAGTTATTGATGAAAGCAATTTGGATAAAGAAGAGCCTTATTATATTCTATATATTAGAACAGATGAATTTGAATATAAAATGAAATTAGACGCCAAGGATTTAAAAGGTAATGTGCTAGAAATTATAGAAAAGGATCTTGAAACAGATAAAGAAGTAATCGTTAAAGATGAAAAAGAAGAAGACAAAGACGATAAAAAGGATGATACTAATACTAAAGATCATGCTTTTTATGAATTCAAGGATGATATAGACTATGACCATGACGACAAAGATGAATTCGAATTAGATAAGGATTTGTATGAGGGCAAAAAACCTACTGATGAAGCATCATTAAATCAATTAATTAAAGAAGGTAAGAAAGCAGCTATAGCAGACTTCAAAGAAACTAAAGACAAAGAAGAATTTAAAGAAGCAAAAGAAATTTTAAAGGAAATAAAAAAAGCTGAGAAGGCTAAAATTAAAGAAGACACAAATGATGATGCTGATGATAAAGAAGAGGACAAAGATATTGTAGATAAGGAATTAAAGACTGAAAAGCAAGTTCTTTTAATAGCTTTGAATAAGATCGGTGTTAAGGTTACAAGTGACCAAGTTAAGGAATTAAATGACTTAAATCGTGAAAAAGAATATGAAGATTTATTTAAATTAGATGACCTTGAGATAGAATTAGACGATGATGATAATCCTTCATCATATGAGATTGAATTCAGATATGGTAACTATGAATATGAAATAAAGATTAATGCAGTAACAGGTGCAATCTTAGACTACGAAAGAAATCGTATAGATGCGGAAGAAGATTATGATGATGACAAAGACGACAAAGATGTTGAATATGATGAAGATAATAAAAACAACGGAAACAATAAAAGGAATAATAGTAAAAACAAATCAAAAGGTAACAAAAAGAATAATAAGTAA
- a CDS encoding ABC transporter ATP-binding protein yields the protein MGKEILRMENIIKTYRMGEEDQVVLKGVNLTINEGEFLSILGPSGSGKSTMMNIIGCLDTPTSGIYVLDNRDIANQTEKQLARIRSKEIGFIFQSFQLLPRLSAIQNVELPLIYAKISSSERKKIAEEMLIKVGLEDKMDHRPNQLSGGQQQRVAIARALSTNPTILLADEPTGALDQKTGKQVMDLFCELHDEGRTIVMITHDASIARYASRIVKILDGNLSEGVEEDA from the coding sequence ATGGGCAAAGAAATTCTTAGAATGGAAAATATAATTAAGACCTATCGTATGGGCGAAGAAGATCAGGTAGTGCTTAAAGGTGTAAATCTTACAATAAATGAAGGTGAGTTTCTATCCATATTAGGTCCTTCAGGATCCGGAAAATCTACCATGATGAATATAATAGGCTGCCTTGACACACCTACATCAGGTATCTATGTATTAGATAATAGAGATATTGCAAATCAAACTGAAAAACAGTTGGCTAGGATAAGGAGCAAAGAAATCGGATTTATATTTCAATCATTCCAATTACTACCAAGGTTATCTGCAATACAAAATGTTGAGCTGCCTTTGATTTATGCTAAGATTTCTTCATCTGAAAGAAAAAAAATTGCTGAAGAGATGCTAATAAAAGTAGGTTTAGAGGATAAAATGGACCACAGACCAAATCAATTATCCGGTGGTCAACAGCAACGTGTTGCCATAGCTAGGGCTCTTTCTACTAATCCTACCATACTACTTGCAGATGAGCCTACTGGTGCACTAGATCAAAAAACTGGTAAACAGGTCATGGATTTATTTTGCGAGCTTCATGATGAAGGGCGTACTATTGTAATGATAACCCATGATGCCTCTATAGCTAGATATGCCAGTAGAATAGTTAAAATACTTGATGGCAATCTTTCGGAAGGAGTTGAGGAGGATGCTTAA
- the pyrF gene encoding orotidine-5'-phosphate decarboxylase — MIDVLIDKIIKLENPTVVGLDPRLEYIPAFIKEDAFNKYGKTSKAVADIFLNFCKVIIDSVYDLVPAVKLQIAMFEQFGHDGIRSYIDVINYAKKKGLVIIGDIKRSDIASTAEAYSNGHIGRINIEGVELQTYNQDFITLNPYLGYDSIESYKDNCMKYKKGLFILVKTSNPNSGQLQDLNIGGEKLYERVGSLVSQWGEDLIGNNGYSLLGAVVGATHPEQGRELRKLMPHTFFLVPGYGAQGGTAEDLRGCFDKDGVGAIINSSRGIIAAYKDEKYKHKFSEEEFGYAARESVINMKEDLLKVRS, encoded by the coding sequence ATGATAGATGTTCTAATAGATAAAATTATAAAGTTAGAAAATCCTACGGTAGTAGGATTGGATCCCAGGTTAGAATATATACCTGCATTTATTAAGGAAGATGCTTTTAATAAATATGGTAAGACCTCAAAGGCTGTAGCAGATATTTTTTTAAATTTTTGTAAGGTAATAATAGATTCGGTTTATGATTTAGTTCCAGCTGTAAAGCTACAAATAGCAATGTTTGAGCAATTTGGACATGATGGTATAAGGTCATATATTGATGTAATTAACTATGCAAAGAAAAAAGGATTAGTCATAATAGGTGATATTAAAAGAAGTGATATTGCTTCCACAGCCGAAGCATATTCCAATGGACACATTGGAAGAATAAATATAGAAGGGGTAGAACTTCAAACTTATAATCAAGATTTTATTACCTTAAATCCATATTTAGGATATGATTCAATTGAGTCTTATAAGGATAATTGTATGAAATATAAAAAGGGTTTATTTATTTTAGTTAAAACCTCAAACCCGAATAGCGGACAACTTCAGGATTTGAATATTGGCGGTGAAAAGCTCTATGAAAGAGTTGGAAGTCTTGTATCGCAATGGGGAGAGGACCTTATTGGAAATAATGGATATAGTTTATTAGGTGCAGTAGTAGGTGCAACTCATCCAGAGCAGGGAAGAGAATTACGAAAATTAATGCCTCATACTTTCTTTCTAGTACCAGGATATGGAGCACAAGGAGGTACAGCGGAGGACTTAAGAGGTTGCTTTGATAAAGATGGTGTGGGAGCAATTATTAATTCATCACGTGGAATAATAGCTGCGTACAAAGATGAGAAATATAAACATAAATTTAGTGAAGAGGAATTTGGATATGCAGCAAGAGAATCTGTAATTAATATGAAAGAGGATTTGTTAAAAGTTAGGAGTTGA
- a CDS encoding dihydroorotate dehydrogenase electron transfer subunit produces the protein MREINKREKIQSFILENSEINPNIFRMIVSSNRMESEAIPGQFVNLYCKEGSRLLPRPISICDIDKTNNTLTLVYGVVGKGTKEFSNLKPGEYIDILGPLGNGYIIDKDIDKHILVGGGIGIPPLIELAKNLNGEKYVYLGFRSDIYLVSEFERIGAKVYIATDDGSYGTKGTVVDLLMKTNVDGGMVYSCGPKPMLKAVSDWAKEKGIKAQLSMEERMGCGIGTCVGCVCKIKKEDSWEYKRVCKDGPVFWSEEIVWNE, from the coding sequence GTGAGGGAAATTAATAAAAGAGAAAAAATTCAATCTTTTATATTAGAAAATAGTGAAATTAACCCTAATATCTTTAGGATGATAGTATCTTCTAACAGAATGGAATCAGAAGCAATTCCTGGTCAGTTTGTTAATTTATACTGTAAAGAGGGAAGTAGATTGTTACCAAGGCCTATTAGTATCTGTGACATAGATAAAACAAACAATACACTGACTCTTGTTTATGGTGTAGTAGGTAAGGGTACAAAAGAATTTTCAAACTTAAAACCTGGAGAATATATAGATATACTGGGACCATTAGGAAATGGATATATTATAGATAAAGATATAGACAAGCATATACTGGTAGGTGGTGGAATTGGAATACCTCCTCTTATAGAGCTAGCAAAGAATTTAAATGGTGAAAAGTATGTGTATTTGGGATTTAGGTCAGATATCTACTTAGTATCCGAATTTGAAAGAATTGGAGCTAAGGTATATATTGCAACCGATGATGGAAGTTATGGAACAAAAGGAACCGTAGTTGATTTATTGATGAAAACAAATGTAGATGGTGGAATGGTTTATAGTTGTGGACCGAAACCAATGCTTAAGGCTGTATCAGATTGGGCAAAAGAAAAAGGTATTAAGGCACAATTATCAATGGAGGAGAGAATGGGTTGTGGAATAGGAACCTGTGTTGGTTGTGTCTGTAAGATTAAGAAGGAGGATTCTTGGGAATACAAAAGGGTATGCAAGGATGGACCAGTATTTTGGAGTGAGGAGATAGTTTGGAATGAATAA
- a CDS encoding dihydroorotate dehydrogenase has translation MNLEIDIAGVKLKNPVMTASGTFAAGKEYSEFIDLNNLGAVAVKGIATNPWLGNPTPRIAETYGGMLNSIGLQNLGVDHFIKEDLPFLRKFDTKIIVNIIGNTVEEYCEVAERLNEADVDLIELNISCPNIKKGGVAFGTNCESAEGVTKAVKKVSKHPLIVKLSPNVTDIKEIARAVESGGADAISLINTLLGMAIDIHRRKPVLANITGGLSGPAIKPVALRMVYDVAKTVSLPIIGMGGITSGDDAIEFIMAGATGVAIGTANFFNPRATMDVLEGITEYCHKYDIMELREIRGII, from the coding sequence ATTAATCTTGAAATTGATATAGCTGGAGTGAAACTAAAAAACCCTGTCATGACTGCCTCAGGAACTTTTGCAGCAGGAAAAGAATACTCTGAGTTCATAGATTTAAATAACCTAGGTGCAGTAGCAGTGAAGGGTATAGCGACTAATCCATGGTTAGGCAATCCAACACCAAGAATAGCTGAAACCTATGGAGGAATGTTAAATAGCATTGGTCTGCAAAATTTAGGTGTTGATCACTTTATAAAAGAAGACCTGCCCTTCCTTCGTAAATTCGATACAAAGATAATTGTAAATATCATAGGGAATACTGTAGAGGAATATTGCGAAGTAGCTGAGAGATTAAATGAAGCAGATGTGGACTTAATAGAGCTAAACATATCATGCCCTAATATAAAGAAAGGTGGGGTTGCCTTCGGGACCAATTGTGAAAGTGCTGAAGGGGTAACAAAAGCTGTTAAGAAAGTTAGCAAACATCCTTTAATCGTGAAGCTGAGTCCCAATGTAACAGATATTAAAGAAATTGCTAGAGCGGTTGAGTCTGGTGGGGCAGATGCTATATCATTGATAAATACTTTACTTGGGATGGCAATTGATATACATAGGAGAAAGCCAGTGCTAGCAAATATCACTGGAGGATTATCAGGTCCTGCTATCAAGCCTGTAGCCCTAAGAATGGTATATGATGTGGCAAAGACCGTAAGTTTGCCTATAATTGGTATGGGTGGAATAACGAGTGGAGATGATGCAATAGAGTTTATTATGGCTGGAGCTACTGGAGTTGCTATTGGCACAGCAAACTTCTTCAATCCAAGAGCTACTATGGACGTTTTGGAAGGAATAACTGAATATTGCCACAAGTATGATATTATGGAGTTAAGAGAAATAAGAGGAATTATATAA
- a CDS encoding ABC transporter permease → MLKENIKMSWQNITGNRMRSFLTILGIVIGVAAIIALITIVQGVTDEINNQFMNIGTGKVTVQAYGTPLKQGLSDNDIKNLSDIENVKGVSPNLSFPSSAVKNYEVIEDVRIEGKNEVYFKDNKDILSRGRVFNILDMNSKNKVAIIDQKIAEGLFFGKDPLGDNLIIAGTTYEIVGVLKDSDSQDVMAMMNAGNNKNGRIMIPYTTAMKIAGVGNISSVDITIDDTSIIDDTVASIELVLDQAFNYKDDSYYVINLDTLIETMKTMQGMMTTMLAGIAGISLLVGGIGIMNMMLVSVTERTTEIGLRKALGAEPGSIQVQFLIESIFLSLLGGFIGLLLGVGISYLACNAINIPFSISTSAITLAVGFSAGIGIIFGWTPARKASLLNPIDALRSI, encoded by the coding sequence ATGCTTAAAGAAAATATTAAAATGTCCTGGCAAAATATTACGGGAAATAGAATGAGATCCTTCTTGACAATATTAGGTATAGTCATAGGTGTAGCTGCAATTATTGCCTTAATCACCATAGTTCAGGGAGTAACTGACGAAATTAACAATCAGTTTATGAATATAGGAACAGGTAAAGTAACAGTTCAAGCCTATGGTACACCATTAAAGCAAGGTTTATCAGATAATGATATTAAAAATCTTTCTGATATAGAAAATGTAAAGGGAGTATCTCCAAATCTATCCTTTCCATCCTCTGCTGTAAAAAATTATGAAGTTATAGAGGATGTAAGAATTGAAGGAAAAAACGAAGTATATTTTAAGGATAACAAAGATATCCTGTCTAGAGGACGAGTTTTTAATATACTTGATATGAATAGTAAAAATAAAGTAGCCATAATTGATCAAAAGATTGCAGAAGGTCTATTCTTTGGAAAAGATCCACTAGGTGATAATTTGATAATTGCTGGCACAACCTATGAAATAGTTGGAGTCTTAAAAGATTCCGATAGTCAAGATGTTATGGCTATGATGAATGCTGGCAATAACAAAAATGGTAGAATTATGATTCCTTATACAACAGCGATGAAAATAGCTGGTGTTGGGAATATATCCAGTGTAGATATTACTATTGATGACACATCTATAATAGATGATACTGTAGCTTCTATCGAGCTTGTCTTAGACCAAGCCTTTAATTATAAAGATGATAGTTATTATGTTATTAACTTAGATACACTTATTGAAACTATGAAAACTATGCAAGGAATGATGACCACAATGCTAGCTGGTATAGCAGGAATATCTTTGCTAGTTGGTGGTATTGGTATTATGAATATGATGTTAGTATCCGTTACTGAGAGAACTACTGAAATAGGTCTAAGAAAGGCACTTGGTGCTGAGCCTGGAAGTATACAGGTACAATTTTTAATAGAATCCATCTTTCTTTCATTATTAGGCGGATTTATCGGCTTACTACTTGGAGTTGGTATATCCTATCTTGCTTGTAATGCGATTAATATACCTTTTAGTATTTCAACATCGGCTATAACACTGGCAGTTGGATTTTCAGCTGGAATTGGTATTATATTTGGATGGACACCGGCAAGAAAAGCAAGCCTTCTAAATCCTATAGATGCTCTTAGAAGTATTTAG
- a CDS encoding DEAD/DEAH box helicase, whose amino-acid sequence MDKIRFEDFNFSEEIQRGIKEMGFEEMSPIQSQAIPVLLDGRDVIGQAQTGTGKTASFGIPILEMTDPSDKSLQALVLCPTRELSIQVAEEISNLGKFKKGIKVLPVYGGQPIDRQLRALRTGIQIVIGTPGRVIDHIKRKTIKTDNIKMMVLDEADEMFDMGFRDDIELVMNTLPEDRQTIFFSATMEKEIMNFASRFQKDPEYIKVVHKELTVPRVEQAYFELKQHMKTEILSRLIDIYNPKLTIVFCNTKKKVDELTSELLGRGYFADGLHGDLKQSQRDAVMNKFRHGTIEVLVATDVAARGLDVDDIDLVINYDMPQDEEYYVHRIGRTARAGREGRAFSFVSGRDIYKLKDIQKYTKTKVERKDLPTLKDIEDRYTSTLLNKIRAEIEKGELSKHVNMVDSLLQEDFTSLDIAAAILKLYMDEKRLEGHEELDMVDFGKKIKGRDIKEVKEGAGKSKGRSSKGMTRLHVNIGSRKGVSPRHILSALMQETNMNKNQVGDIDVYDKFTFVEVDKKFADVVLDNLNNQRIKGVKVKVEKANPKKR is encoded by the coding sequence ATGGATAAAATAAGATTTGAAGATTTCAATTTTTCGGAGGAGATACAAAGAGGTATTAAGGAAATGGGATTTGAGGAGATGTCTCCTATTCAAAGCCAAGCAATACCAGTATTATTGGACGGAAGAGATGTAATAGGGCAGGCACAAACTGGTACTGGAAAAACAGCATCCTTTGGTATACCAATATTAGAAATGACGGATCCAAGTGATAAATCATTACAAGCATTGGTACTATGCCCTACAAGAGAGTTATCAATTCAGGTAGCAGAAGAAATAAGCAATCTGGGTAAATTTAAAAAGGGAATCAAAGTATTGCCTGTATATGGTGGTCAGCCTATAGATAGACAGTTAAGAGCTTTAAGAACGGGTATTCAAATAGTAATAGGTACACCAGGTAGAGTTATAGACCATATAAAAAGAAAGACAATAAAAACAGACAATATCAAAATGATGGTTCTTGACGAAGCAGATGAAATGTTTGATATGGGATTTAGAGACGATATAGAACTGGTAATGAATACCTTACCTGAGGATAGACAGACAATATTTTTCTCAGCAACTATGGAGAAAGAGATAATGAACTTCGCTTCAAGGTTCCAAAAAGATCCTGAATATATAAAGGTAGTTCATAAAGAACTTACGGTACCTAGGGTAGAGCAGGCATATTTTGAGTTGAAGCAACACATGAAAACCGAGATACTAAGTAGACTAATAGATATTTATAATCCTAAGCTTACTATCGTATTCTGTAATACGAAAAAGAAGGTAGATGAGCTTACTAGCGAATTACTAGGTAGAGGATATTTTGCTGACGGTCTACATGGTGATTTAAAGCAATCGCAAAGAGATGCAGTTATGAATAAATTTAGACATGGAACAATAGAAGTTCTAGTTGCTACTGATGTTGCTGCTAGAGGTCTTGATGTAGATGACATTGATTTAGTAATAAATTATGATATGCCTCAGGACGAGGAATATTATGTTCATAGAATAGGAAGAACTGCTAGAGCAGGAAGAGAAGGAAGAGCATTTAGCTTCGTATCAGGTAGGGATATATATAAATTAAAAGATATTCAAAAATATACAAAGACAAAAGTTGAACGTAAAGACTTACCTACTCTTAAGGATATAGAGGATAGATATACATCAACTCTATTAAATAAGATTAGGGCAGAAATAGAAAAAGGAGAACTATCTAAACATGTAAACATGGTAGATAGCTTGCTTCAAGAAGACTTTACTTCCTTGGATATAGCTGCAGCCATTTTAAAGTTATATATGGATGAAAAGAGATTAGAAGGCCATGAAGAACTAGATATGGTTGACTTTGGTAAGAAGATTAAGGGAAGAGATATTAAAGAAGTAAAAGAAGGAGCAGGAAAATCTAAAGGTAGATCTTCCAAAGGAATGACAAGACTTCATGTAAATATTGGAAGCAGAAAAGGTGTAAGCCCAAGACATATATTATCTGCATTGATGCAGGAAACAAATATGAATAAAAATCAGGTTGGAGATATAGACGTATATGACAAATTTACATTTGTTGAAGTCGATAAAAAATTTGCTGATGTGGTATTAGATAATTTGAATAATCAAAGAATAAAAGGCGTAAAAGTAAAAGTAGAAAAGGCAAACCCTAAAAAAAGATAA